A stretch of Pomacea canaliculata isolate SZHN2017 linkage group LG6, ASM307304v1, whole genome shotgun sequence DNA encodes these proteins:
- the LOC112566481 gene encoding uncharacterized protein LOC112566481 isoform X2 — MKVVLCLLVLVAAAYAAPKELTDVQKRVFLDGLLDNLGLGHLFDLSTLTSTFCGIVALGGSDDTETQCEGLCHQVLSGETVAENLLHSGCPLLCHSFQSLVHLIHTCPTASP, encoded by the exons ATGAAGGTTGTTCTGTGTCTCCTGGTTCTCGTGGCTGCTGCCTATGCTGCTCCAAAGGAATTAACCGATGTCCAGAAGCGTGTCTTTTTGGATGGCCTTTTGGACAACCTGGGCCTTGGCC ATCTCTTTGACCTCTCAACCCTGACATCAACCTTCTGCGGAATCGTGGCTTTGGGCGGAAGTGACGACACTGAGACCCAGTGCGAGGGTCTGTGCCACCAGGTGCTGTCAGGTGAAACAGTTGCTGAGAACCTTCTACACAGCGGCTGTCCTCTCCTCTGTCATTC ATTCCAGTCTCTAGTCCATCTCATCCATACATGTCCAACCGCAAGCCCTTAG
- the LOC112566481 gene encoding uncharacterized protein LOC112566481 isoform X1 codes for MKVVLCLLVLVAAAYAAPKELTDVQKRVFLDGLLDNLGLGHLFNLDTLKSTFCGIVALGGSSDTETQCESLCHQVLSGETVAQNLLHSGCPLICNSFQSLIHLIPCDKILGVTPSA; via the exons ATGAAGGTTGTTCTGTGTCTCCTGGTTCTCGTGGCTGCTGCCTATGCTGCTCCAAAGGAATTAACCGATGTCCAGAAGCGTGTCTTTTTGGATGGCCTTTTGGACAACCTGGGCCTTGGCC ATCTCTTTAACCTCGACACCCTGAAGTCAACCTTCTGCGGAATCGTGGCTCTGGGTGGAAGTTCCGATACCGAGACCCAGTGCGAGTCTCTGTGCCACCAGGTGCTGTCAGGTGAAACAGTAGCTCAGAACCTTCTACACAGCGGATGTCCTCTGATCTGTAATTC GTTCCAGTCTCTAATCCATCTCATCCCGTGCGACAAAATACTCGGCGTCACACCCTCCGCCTGA
- the LOC112566496 gene encoding uncharacterized protein LOC112566496, producing the protein MKAVLCLLVLVASVYSVPRELIEKRFFLDDIDLDTFGLAHLFNVTTVRTTVCGIVALGGSDETEAQCEGLCHKVLTGETVAENLLHSGCPLLCNSLQKLVHLIPC; encoded by the exons ATGAAGGCTGTCCTGTGCCTCCTCGTTCTCGTGGCTTCTGTTTACTCTGTTCCGAGGGAATTAATTGAGAAACGCTTCTTCTTAGACGACATTGACCTTGACACCTTTGGTCTTGCCC ATCTCTTTAACGTGACGACCGTTAGAACTACCGTCTGCGGAATCGTGGCTCTGGGCGGAAGTGACGAAACCGAGGCGCAGTGCGAGGGTCTGTGCCACAAGGTTCTGACAGGTGAAACAGTTGCTGAGAACCTTCTCCACAGTGGCTGTCCTCTCCTCTGCAACTC TCTCCAAAAGCTGGTCCATCTCATCCCCTGCTGA
- the LOC112566490 gene encoding cytochrome P450 27C1-like isoform X1, with product MASYYFLAFCKADLKSSMMCLHKNCLQISSRALPCIRWTSNSSTSASIDASPRPFKEIPGPGGLARLPGIGPAFLFKPFTDVPSGRFDLVARSLHDQYGPLVRLQLLGPSVLVGNLQDMETVYRNEGRYPERYQFGLMQHYFHTRKKETLSMIDGEKWLSLRMRIQPKFMRTNATLQYVGQQDCVAADLVKHLGKKELTPEAQQDIIFRYVLESIGVFAFNKRLGSLDEDTMFDENKRKFPETIRLLFKTLANHPVLPLYRLFPTPAFKTVAKCMDFLIGESVKHMQQAFKEVEKQQAAGNLTDDKPNLITSLLMSDDVTEQEVIMSMSEIFNGGTDTTTKTLYVFLYNLARFPEKQKLLAEEISRVLGNSQTITAQQLAQLTYLRACLKESMRLAFPVVPGPMRRAPYDLVLSGYRIPKGTMMLLTCDAWLKNPQNVTSPSDFLPERWLRNVSGKREQPIPTVAFLPFGINTRNCMGRRFAEQIIFLAVAKIIQNFEVSLGEGSDDIQIMYEVFPTTTKAVPFLFKPK from the exons ATGGCGAGCTACTACTTTCTG GCATTTTGCAAGGCTGACTTAAAAAGTAGCATGATGTGTCTCCACAAAAACTGCCTGCAAATTTCATCTCGAGCTTTACCCTGCATACGATGGACATCCAACTCATCAACAAGCGCTTCCATTGATGCAAGTCCACGACCCTTTAAGGAAATCCCAGGCCCAGGAGGGTTGGCAAGGTTACCAGGAATAGGaccagcttttcttttcaaGCCTTTTA CTGACGTACCATCTGGCCGTTTTGACCTGGTCGCACGCTCATTGCATGACCAGTATGGGCCATTAGTACGTTTGCAGTTGCTGGGTCCTAGCGTACTTGTGGGGAACTTGCAAGACATGGAGACTGTGTACCGCAATGAAGGCCGCTATCCAGAACGCTATCAGTTTGGCCTCATGCAGCATTACTTCCACACTCGCAAAAAGGAGACCCTGTCTATGAT CGACGGTGAGAAGTGGTTGTCCTTGCGGATGCGCATTCAACCAAAGTTTATGAGGACAAATGCAACACTGCAGTATGTAGGCCAGCAGGACTGTGTTGCAGCTGATCTGGTGAAGCACCTTGGAAAGAAGGAATTGACTCCAGAGGCACAGCAGGATATCATCTTCAGATATGTTTTAGAAT CTATTGGTGTGTTTGCCTTCAACAAGAGACTGGGGTCATTGGATGAGGATACCATGTTTGATGAAAACAAGAGGAAATTTCCAGAAACAATCCGTCTCCTTTTCAAAACCTTAGCCAATCACCCTGTGTTGCCGCTATATCGCCTCTTCCCTACTCCAGCCTTCAAGACAGTGGCTAAATGCATGGATTTCCTTATTGG AGAGTCGGTGAAACATATGCAGCAAGCTTTCAAGGAGGTGGAGAAGCAACAAGCTGCTGGCAATCTGACAGATGATAAGCCAAACTTGATAACCTCCCTACTGATGTCTGATGATGTCACCGAACAGGAGGTCATCATGAGCATGTCCGAGATCTTTAATGGTGGAACTGACACA ACTACAAAGACATTGTACGTGTTTTTGTACAACTTAGCACGATTTCCAGAAAAGCAGAAGCTACTGGCTGAGGAAATTAGCCGAGTTCTTGGAAACAGTCAAACAATAACAGCCCAACAGCTGGCACAACTGACCTATCTTCGAGCCTGCTTAAAGGAGTCCATGAG ACTTGCCTTTCCAGTGGTTCCAGGTCCCATGAGGCGTGCACCTTATGATCTGGTTTTATCTGGATACAGGATCCCTAAAGGG ACTATGATGCTTCTAACTTGTGATGCATGGCTGAAGAATCCCCAAAATGTGACATCACCCTCTGACTTCCTGCCAGAACGATGGTTGCGTAACGTCAGTGGAAAGAGAGAACAGCCTATACCCACTGTGGCCTTTCTTCCTTTTGGCATCAACACACGAAACTGCATGGGCCGTCGTTTTGCTGAACAGATTATATTCCTGGCAGTGGCAAAG ATTATTCAGAACTTTGAAGTTTCCCTTGGTGAGGGAAGTGATGATATTCAGATAATGTATGAGGTCTTTCCTACAACTACCAAAGCAgtgccatttttgtttaaaccCAAATGA
- the LOC112566490 gene encoding cytochrome P450 27C1-like isoform X2, producing the protein MMCLHKNCLQISSRALPCIRWTSNSSTSASIDASPRPFKEIPGPGGLARLPGIGPAFLFKPFTDVPSGRFDLVARSLHDQYGPLVRLQLLGPSVLVGNLQDMETVYRNEGRYPERYQFGLMQHYFHTRKKETLSMIDGEKWLSLRMRIQPKFMRTNATLQYVGQQDCVAADLVKHLGKKELTPEAQQDIIFRYVLESIGVFAFNKRLGSLDEDTMFDENKRKFPETIRLLFKTLANHPVLPLYRLFPTPAFKTVAKCMDFLIGESVKHMQQAFKEVEKQQAAGNLTDDKPNLITSLLMSDDVTEQEVIMSMSEIFNGGTDTTTKTLYVFLYNLARFPEKQKLLAEEISRVLGNSQTITAQQLAQLTYLRACLKESMRLAFPVVPGPMRRAPYDLVLSGYRIPKGTMMLLTCDAWLKNPQNVTSPSDFLPERWLRNVSGKREQPIPTVAFLPFGINTRNCMGRRFAEQIIFLAVAKIIQNFEVSLGEGSDDIQIMYEVFPTTTKAVPFLFKPK; encoded by the exons ATGATGTGTCTCCACAAAAACTGCCTGCAAATTTCATCTCGAGCTTTACCCTGCATACGATGGACATCCAACTCATCAACAAGCGCTTCCATTGATGCAAGTCCACGACCCTTTAAGGAAATCCCAGGCCCAGGAGGGTTGGCAAGGTTACCAGGAATAGGaccagcttttcttttcaaGCCTTTTA CTGACGTACCATCTGGCCGTTTTGACCTGGTCGCACGCTCATTGCATGACCAGTATGGGCCATTAGTACGTTTGCAGTTGCTGGGTCCTAGCGTACTTGTGGGGAACTTGCAAGACATGGAGACTGTGTACCGCAATGAAGGCCGCTATCCAGAACGCTATCAGTTTGGCCTCATGCAGCATTACTTCCACACTCGCAAAAAGGAGACCCTGTCTATGAT CGACGGTGAGAAGTGGTTGTCCTTGCGGATGCGCATTCAACCAAAGTTTATGAGGACAAATGCAACACTGCAGTATGTAGGCCAGCAGGACTGTGTTGCAGCTGATCTGGTGAAGCACCTTGGAAAGAAGGAATTGACTCCAGAGGCACAGCAGGATATCATCTTCAGATATGTTTTAGAAT CTATTGGTGTGTTTGCCTTCAACAAGAGACTGGGGTCATTGGATGAGGATACCATGTTTGATGAAAACAAGAGGAAATTTCCAGAAACAATCCGTCTCCTTTTCAAAACCTTAGCCAATCACCCTGTGTTGCCGCTATATCGCCTCTTCCCTACTCCAGCCTTCAAGACAGTGGCTAAATGCATGGATTTCCTTATTGG AGAGTCGGTGAAACATATGCAGCAAGCTTTCAAGGAGGTGGAGAAGCAACAAGCTGCTGGCAATCTGACAGATGATAAGCCAAACTTGATAACCTCCCTACTGATGTCTGATGATGTCACCGAACAGGAGGTCATCATGAGCATGTCCGAGATCTTTAATGGTGGAACTGACACA ACTACAAAGACATTGTACGTGTTTTTGTACAACTTAGCACGATTTCCAGAAAAGCAGAAGCTACTGGCTGAGGAAATTAGCCGAGTTCTTGGAAACAGTCAAACAATAACAGCCCAACAGCTGGCACAACTGACCTATCTTCGAGCCTGCTTAAAGGAGTCCATGAG ACTTGCCTTTCCAGTGGTTCCAGGTCCCATGAGGCGTGCACCTTATGATCTGGTTTTATCTGGATACAGGATCCCTAAAGGG ACTATGATGCTTCTAACTTGTGATGCATGGCTGAAGAATCCCCAAAATGTGACATCACCCTCTGACTTCCTGCCAGAACGATGGTTGCGTAACGTCAGTGGAAAGAGAGAACAGCCTATACCCACTGTGGCCTTTCTTCCTTTTGGCATCAACACACGAAACTGCATGGGCCGTCGTTTTGCTGAACAGATTATATTCCTGGCAGTGGCAAAG ATTATTCAGAACTTTGAAGTTTCCCTTGGTGAGGGAAGTGATGATATTCAGATAATGTATGAGGTCTTTCCTACAACTACCAAAGCAgtgccatttttgtttaaaccCAAATGA